The following nucleotide sequence is from Vitis vinifera cultivar Pinot Noir 40024 chromosome 14, ASM3070453v1.
TCGAACTGACCGTCTGCCTTTTTCCAATTGGATTCACTTGCTCCGCTGAAATCAGGTGACACTAACCACGCAAACTTTTTCCTGCAATTAGCTGGGGGTGGGCTTTGTTGTGATAAAGATGACAAATCTTTGGAATTTGGCTCTTGTAAACAAGGTTGGTAGATGAAAGGCAACTCATGGGGTGCATCGACAAAAACAAGCTCAGCAATGCTTTTGAGTTTCTTCACTAATGATGCAGTTCTTCCTTTAAAACCAGAGGCATTCTGCCGAAACCCGTGCAAGCACAAGATTCTGAGTTTTCTGGAAGGCTTGGAACCTGTGTCATAGTGTTTATCAAACAAAAATTGACTTTTGACTTAACATTATTTAGTACTACAGTATATGAGGATTATGACAGATTACAGACCTTACCATGTCTCGAATGGATTTGAGGTGAGAGTGTGGTATCATCAGAGGGAACAGTTTTGAGCTTGATGGGTTGAGTTATTACTTGTGACTCATCATTTTCAATCAATGGAATTGACCCGTAACCCTTACCATGTTTCTGGCATAGCTCACAGACATATAAAGCATCCTTCTTCTGCTGGGCCACAATTACATAATTAAGAAGCATAATTTTATCACAAAAGGGAAACTAAAACTGTAACTTAAAACAAGTGGGattagaattaaaaatggaaTAGAAGGCACAATTAGACAGGTCTAGATCTAAAATTGCCAATGTGATTGTGTATGcaatgaatgaaaatatcaCTATCATCACATACCTGACAACTATCACAAACTAAAACAAGCATCCGACAGTGGTTGCATCGGCAGCGTGAAGAGTAATCATCAAATGACGAGCCACAGAGAAGACAGGCACCCATAATATTTGCATCTGAGCTGCCAACTGAAATTCTACAGCCACATTATGAAAAGATAGGAATTACTACTAAATCTTAATAGTTTTGGGTCTAGAATAGAGGTACAAACATAAacatatctttttttctttttctttttaaattttttatttcaagttgtaatattataattaaggtTCCCATAGATCTAAACTAGCTTGTTTTAGTGAGTTTTTGTGTAATGGAGGGCCAAAATGAATCATTGCTAATTACTTATTTCAGAAATGTTGGTTCAATACTGGCAACCTTTTTTTTGTTAGGAAGAGACCCTTTGTGAAATTAGAAGGAATGGGGATGGGCTGATGAAGATTGAAGTAAACTTGATGAGCATGACATGAACATTCAAACTGAGTTCCATAAACCAATAAGGTTAAGATGAAGAGAGGTTTTGAAGGACAAAGAGACTATACCGGtgatcaaaaacaaaattctttCCTTTGAAGAAACCTCCATCTGGAAATTGTTCCAAATAACGTTGAATTCCACCAAATAACTGCAATGAAATCCAGATTACAAGAAATGTCATCATCAACATTCACATCACCAAGCATTATCCCAAATTCCTTGTCATATCTCAGAAAGTAATATATCGTATTTAATCATGCTGATAGCCGattcttgttttcaaaattgTGACAGCATAATAAACAAACACACTTACTGTTTACTGGAGTTAGAAAGTCTACTTACATTTCAGTGGGTTGGgaacaaaattaaagaagtcCACTGAAAGCAGTCACTTACAACTCAAACTACAAACAGGCCATTTTTTCACACAGGAGCTCACCTGAAATACATTTTCAAAGCCAGCTCCTTTTGACCTAATATAGGCTGACGCCATCTCACACCTTATTCCTCCGGTACAATACCTGTATGGACCAATATTTGAAGATTATGAGATGAAACAAAGCatgagttgaaaattttgagagtttttcaATTTAATCAAGGATCAAGCTTCAGCTACTGAGCACTACAAAATTATAGAGACAAAAGGGATGAGCGACAGAAGTGCGGAGAGGAAGAATGTTTTCTTTGAAGAGACACATGAAGCACGGAGGGGAGATTATGCTAATTTTAGTTAAGAGCAAGGCTTAatgataagtaatttttcatttaCGCAATGAGCAATGGATAGAAGTGGATCCCTGATATTCTTGTACTACAGTGATGTCAAAATATAGAATACACGCTATCCACATTATTTAAGCCTCCTCGTGCTTACAAACAACCATTTGACTCTTTGGATAAACTAAATTATCCACTCAAAAACATATGGGCTTGTCACTTAAATATAACCAAACATCAGCAAGCCTAACAATTTAGAGCTAAAAAGAAGTAAAACAAGATTTCTACTATCCATAGAGGATAACTAGACAGTTCAGGGTGTGCAGTACCTCAAAATACTGAACAACAAATAGTTCACAAGCATTAATCATgatttttcatccttttttttttgtagttttttttgcccccattgggacttgagcCTGGAATCTTCCACAAACCCACCTCAACCCGATAGCACTTGAGCCAAGTCTCAAAGGCTAATCATAATTTTTCATCCATAAGAAATTAGAAACAGAAAAACATATGCAACCTTTGGCTAGGGATGGGAGAGAGAGATCAAGGGAGAATGTTTCTCAGCTTTGCCCACAAAATAGCTGGAGACAAAAATGGATTGCCTCTCTAGCATGCATGTTAAACAAGATTGGGTAAaggaaaagatttttttatgagATATTACAGTCCACATTGGCACTTACATGAGGACACGATTCCCACGGAATCGCTCAGAGTTATCATCTATCCAGGAGGGCAAATCACTATACTGCCTGATTCCTGGATCCAAAGTTTCCACATTTGGAGTTTTAAACTTGCCAATTCTTGTCTCATACAAATTCCTTGCATCCAACAGAACAAGTTTTTTATGGTTACTTGGATTCTCTTTCTCCAACAGTGGTCCTGGGAAACATATCCAGAATTAGCATACTCACAATTGTGATTTCTAATAACttcctatccaaaaaaaattccaatcatttcCTACATAAAAACATCAAACATTTATATACACACACCCAAACATAAAGCTAAAAATTTTTTAGGCACTGTTTGATTAGCAGTCTAAAGCCTTGTTTGATTTTATATGCTGAAGTAAATGCCAACTTCGTTTTCAAATAGTCATATCAAGTAATAAAAAATGCTAACCAAAATGACACTTAACCATGATTACCAAAGAGTGACTCAAAGCTCATGATAAGTAAAATAGATACTCggaaagagaaaagaattaCTTACCAGCACTTTGAAGAACAGAATGGAACTCAACCGCAGAAAGATGCGTTCCGGCATTTGAAATTTCTGGCGATTTCAACAAAGGATGAGGGCTAAAGGTAACCAATTCCTGAATACCcgataaaatgtttatcatcaATTATTAAGATGAGACACATCCCATGTTCAAATTTTCAAGACAGATGAAATGAAGAACATCTAGAACACTGGATTATACTCATAACATCCTGTAATAGCGAACAATGTCACTACAAGTTGACTGCACTTCAACTCACACCACTATCTTATAAAGGGTAATGATGAGAACCTTGACAACTCGAATTGAGAGAGAAGTGAATCCACATTCTTTTGCAACTTGGTCATTTAGTGGGTGGTGGCAAGACGCAAGCTTGAAGTCGGTCCCTTCGAATAAGCTATTTGACTTCACTGCAGCAATGTGTTTCTCCAATAAAGATAGCTTCCCACCAAtctaatcaaacaaaaatcacAAAAGCGTAAAATGAATCAAACAACTGAAGCCTCTGTTTGATTGCTGAGAAaacacaggaaaagaaatgaatctaAAACACAAAAGACCAAAATTTTgctctttttctttccctcagTTTTCTCGTGAAGTGGAagataaaatgaatgaaattttaacCCTCGAGTGACTTTGACGCATACATCAACACGACCATTTGGCCATGCTGAGTCAAATTGTTCATGCAGACTCAAAATCTTAACGCTACATTTCCTTTCGTTCCATTTTCCCAGAAACCAAGCAGAAACGGAGGGAAAGTGAGGGAAAGTGAGGGAAAATAAGAGAATACGGTGACGTTGACGCCATCGGGAGCGAGTCGGACTCGGCCGAGAAGGCCGAGTGAGTTGCAGTTAGAATCGTAGAAGGAGAAGAGTTGGTCGACGTCAGGAATAGGAGTGTACTTGTAGTATAAAACGACACCGTATTGATCCGGTCCGTCGTTATCCGCCATTGCAGAGAGCTTTTTCCTCTGCAATCAACAAAACCGTAAAAACTAAAAACCCTAATCTGGTGAGTCTTCTCAGATTCTCTACGCTTCCATTCCAAACGGTTCAGCCCATGGAGGGAAGTCAATTGACCGTTTTGCCCCCTTATTaataatgtatttattttatttctgtaattttgaatattttatagaaatatcGCTACAGTATTTCACcaatattttaactattttcttCCACAGAtgtcatataaatatatatttttaaaaaaaattaatataatatatataccacttttattattttccaaaatcttTTATTCGaactaaaattttcataatttttttttttcaaaaattttcatcaatattGATATTTTCAGAAAATCAAAACacgaatattttcaaaaaattatcacaaatagaagaatttattatataagttaaaataaaacttatatttttaagCCATAAACTCTTTAAGCAAAATTAGTCAAATagacgagaaaaaaaaaaaaaaaaaaaggactctTATTAAGCTTAAAATAGGGTTTTTATTCTTTAGAAGTCAATACCTTAGTGTTTTAcccaaaattccaaatccaTGCCGTTAACGGCATACCTACATGACACATGACATTTTCTTCCACACTAGGAATCATGCAGGAAAGTAAAAGCCTAATTCTCAGTTGATGAAGTTCAACTTGAGTCTACAAAGGTGAGTAGTAATCCAAGATAAAAGCCAATCACAAGAACAATTTCtttttatcatgaaaatatAGAAGTACatataaagataaaaaccaCAAGTTGAAAACCTTTTTGCTTCTAATAAATTCGTAGACAAATTAAGCCTATGTGCCAGACCAAAAACCCTGACCCTTGGCAATGAGGAAAATCTGAAGCACGTCTACaaattcttttcatttcaaccagaaaagtgaagaagaagaagaagcctaCAAAGACTAGAAAATTGAGACTCAGAAACCCGGCTTCAACCAAATTTAAAGCCACCTGGAGGAAGGTTGGGCTGGCTACTTCCAAAACCGAATCCCTGTTGATTTCCATCCCCATCCTGGACATTCTGGACTTCCTCGTCTTCCTCTGCCCAGTATCTCTCCAAAAGCTTTACAGACTTCTCATATATCTCATTGTTGTCGTGGGTCTGCAGCAGCTCAATCTTATCCAAGCCATCACACTCATCAATCATTTGTGCGTAAAGATTGATTCCACCATTCTTTCCCGATTCTTTGTCAGCCTCACCCACCTTCAGAATGTTCTCAAGGCCCTCGAGGCATACTGTCACAATCCTTGGGTCTGGACACATTAGAAGATCGCACAGGGGCTTTATGCAACCTTGGCTCACTAAAAACCTGCAAGAACATGTATACAATACCAGTTATCTCATTGAGTGGCAAAGGGCATTGTATACTGAAAAAATGCATATAGAGAAGCTCAAGGTAATGAAGCTTACAGGCAAAAGAATAGTGCATTCTTATAAGCTAGAAACATTTTGGTCTTAATTCAGCTTAGACATGGAAAT
It contains:
- the LOC100261383 gene encoding rhodanese-like domain-containing protein 6, giving the protein MADNDGPDQYGVVLYYKYTPIPDVDQLFSFYDSNCNSLGLLGRVRLAPDGVNVTIGGKLSLLEKHIAAVKSNSLFEGTDFKLASCHHPLNDQVAKECGFTSLSIRVVKELVTFSPHPLLKSPEISNAGTHLSAVEFHSVLQSAGPLLEKENPSNHKKLVLLDARNLYETRIGKFKTPNVETLDPGIRQYSDLPSWIDDNSERFRGNRVLMYCTGGIRCEMASAYIRSKGAGFENVFQLFGGIQRYLEQFPDGGFFKGKNFVFDHRISVGSSDANIMGACLLCGSSFDDYSSRCRCNHCRMLVLVCDSCQKKDALYVCELCQKHGKGYGSIPLIENDESQVITQPIKLKTVPSDDTTLSPQIHSRHGSKPSRKLRILCLHGFRQNASGFKGRTASLVKKLKSIAELVFVDAPHELPFIYQPCLQEPNSKDLSSLSQQSPPPANCRKKFAWLVSPDFSGASESNWKKADGQFDPLQYQQQTDGFDVSLAYLKTVFSQAGPFDGIMGFSQGAAMAAAVSARRGRPGGEMDFRFVILCSGFALNLPDSVGGSINCPSLHIFGNEQGNDRQIANQASRDLAASFEEGCSVIIEHDSGHMIPTRSPYIDEIRDFLHRFL